CAATTTTTGTTTTCTGAAACTCTCAAACCCTAAAACTCTACAACTCTATTGCTCAACTTTCTCTCCGTTTACAAAAACTTCATACCCGATTTCTACATTAGGCTCTAAAGTTTTTGAAACCGAACAGTATTTTTCGAAAGATAATTCGGATGCTTTCAAGGCTTTTTTAGGATCAATATTTCCTTCCAATAAAAACTTTACCATAATTGATTTGAATGGTTTTGCATCATCCACAGGAATTCTTTCCCCTTCAACTTCAGCTTGGAATCCTGTAATTTCCTGTCTTTGTTTTTTCAAAATTGAAACTACGTCAATTCCGCTGCATCCTGCAACCGCCATCAAAACACTTTCCATAGGAGAAACTCCTTTTGCTCCCGGTTGAGAGGTATTATCTAATAAAATTGAATTTCCCTGAGCATTGGTACATTCAAATAAAAAATCGTCGTTTATTCTGTTTAAAGTAATTTTCATTATTGTTTATTTCTTATTGCAAATCTACAAAATCCCTCTTGCTTTTATTTCAAGATATTTATTAATCACGTCAATATTCAGATTTTCGGGAAGTGTGTAGACTGAGTAAATTCCGTATTTTCTTAATTCCTGAATGATGAGTTTCTTTTCAAACTCAAACTTTTCGGCAATGATTTCGTCATAAATTCCCTGCATACTTTCAGGATGGGTATTCATCAGTTTCTGTATTTCTGTATTTTTAAAGAAAACCACAACCAGCAAATGGTTTTTGGCCATTCCTCTCAGATATTTCATCTGTCTGTTTAGACCATCCAAAGTTTCAAAATTGGTAAAAAGCAAAACCAGACTTCTCTGATTAATGGAGTATTTTACATCCTGATACAGTCTGTTGAAATCGCTTTCAAAAAAATCGGTTTTAATGTTATATAAAGCTTCGGAAATTTTTCTTAATTGTCCTGATTTATTTTCGGCAGCAACTTTATTTTCAGCTTTTTTAGAAAATGTCATCATTCCAGCTCGGTCACTTTTTTTCAGAATAATATGAGACAAAGCCATTGTCGCATTAATAGAATAATCAAGAAGACTTAAGCCGTTGAAAGGCATTTTCATCGTTCTTCCTTTATCAATCAACATAAAAATACGTTGCGATTTTTCGTCCTGAAACTGATTCACCATCAAACGATTGGTCTTTGAGGTAGCTTTCCAGTTAATCGTTCTCACATCATCACCGGGAACATATTCTTTGATCTGCTCAAATTCCATTGTGTGTCCCAGTTTCCTGATTTTTTTGATTCCGCCTAATAAAAATTCGTTCTGAAGTGCCATCAGTTCATATTTTCTTAAGTGAACAAACGAGGGATAAGAAGCTAAAGAAGTATCTTTCTGAAATATAAATCTTTTTGAAATGAAACCAATCGGTGACGAAGCATAAATATTTAAAGCTCCAAAATTATATTCCCCACGTTCTTTTGGTTCTAAAAAATATTGAAATAATGTATTTTTTCCTGACTGAATTTCTTTTCTTATCAAAAAATCTCTCTTCTGAAACTGAAAAGGAATTTCATCAATCACCTTTACATTAATTTTAAAACTATAATTATTTTTGATATCAACTTTCACTGCATTTTCATCACCATTTGATAATTTTTCAGGTAAAATTCTTTGTGCTAAAACAGCATCTTTCTGTCTGAAAACAAGCAAATAATCAACAAAAGCAGTAAGGAAAATCAATAATAAAAATCCATGTCCCAAAATCATAAAAAACGGAAAGAAAAACGCTAAAACATAGAGCATTCCTACACCGATGAGTGCGAAAAAAAAGCGTGTATTGATGTATAGATTCTTCAAGGTTGCAGATTTTAGGTTTTTTATTTCTATAATTATTAACCGTTTAGTATTTAAAATTAAGCTGAATCTTTGTCATTCCGGAGGAATCTTAATAAATTTTGTGGAGATGCTTTCAGCATGACAAACATAATGTTTATTGATATTCTGAAATTATTATTCCCTGCAACTTACCTAGGAATCTCTATTCCTTCCAAGATCTGTCTGATGATTTCATCGGCTGTCAAACCTTCCATTTCTCTTTCCGGCGAAACGATTACTCTGTGTCTTAACACGGCATAACTTGCTTCTTTAATATCTTCCGGCGTTACAAAGTCTCTGCCTCTCAATGCTGCAAAAGCTTTTGAAGCCGTTAATAATGCTAAACTTGCTCTTGGTGAAGCTCCCAAATACAAAAATTGATTTTCTCTTGTATTGATGATAATTTTAGCAATATATTCAATCAGTTGAGATTCAACAATGATTTCTTTTACCAATTTCTGATAATTATTTAACTGTTGTGCCGTAATCACTTTGTTTACCGCTTCAGTCTTATCTTCAAGTCTGTTGTCATGTTGATTCTTTATAATTGCAACTTCCTGTTCCAAATTCGGATAACCTACATTAATTTTAAATAAAAATCGGTCAAGCTGAGCTTCCGGAAGTCGGTAAGTTCCTTCGTGCTCGATTGGGTTTTGAGTAGCAACAACAAGGAAAGGTTCATCCATTTCGTAACGGGTTCCGTCAATTGTAATTTGCTTCTCCTCCATTACCTCAAACAAGGCCGCTTGCGTTTTTGCAGGTGAACGGTTAATTTCGTCAATCAAAATAAAGCTTGAGAAAATTGGTCCTTTTTTAAATTCAAATTCAGAATTTTTCATGCTGAAAATTGACGTTCCTAAAATATCGGAAGGCATCAAATCCGGTGTAAACTGTATTCTGCTAAAATCTACATCAATAGTTTTCGCCAATAATTTTGCCGTAATAGTCTTTGCTACTCCCGGAACGCCTTCAATTAAAACGTGTCCGTTAGAAAGTAAAGCTGCTAAAAGATGTTCAACCATATTTTCCTGACCGACGATTACTTTTGCAATCTCCGTTTTTACTTTATTTAAATTTTCACGAAGCTCAATCATATCAATTCTCGATTGAAATTCTCCCTGATCTTTTTGTTCTTTATTTAAATTAATAGAATTTTGATTTGTTAAATTTTGTTCTTCGTTATTTTCCATCCTATTTTGTTTTTATTATTTTGAACGTTTCGCTCCTACGGAGCTCATTTTCACATTTCTATTTTTTTTCTACAAAGGTCAGACTCCTACGGAGCCTTCCTCAATTCTTTCAATCATTTTAAAATTTCATCCAAAAGACTGTTTATTCTCGCCAAATCTTCTTTTATTACACTTGCATAAGGATCTTGTGCTTTTTTAATCAGAATGATTGCCTCATTAACCATTTCTGTTGATTTTCCGGTTTTTAGTTGGAGTTTTTTGGCAAATTCTTCATCCAGATTTTGAGTATCAATGAGAAGATCCAGCCTTACTTTATTTAAAAAATATTGAGCTTTTTTTGCCATCATATCATGGAAATCACCTTCCTGTAAGTAAAGATTACCAATACTTTTCACAAACTCTGCAGAAGTATTTTTCAGCGGTTCAATAATTGGAACGATTCGTTGTTTTCTTTTTACATTAAAAAATATAAATAAAACCAATCCTCCTAAAAATACCCACCAAGCATATTTTAAAGCCGGATTAGAAAGAATAAAACGCAATAATGAACGAGATTCTTTTGTATTGCTTTCTACAAACCATAACGTTTCTCTGTCTTTCAAATATGAAAAAACACTTTGCGCATATCTTACATTTCCTGATTGCAAAAGATAATAATTCGTTAAAAAAAGCGGTTCGCAATGCACATAAATTGTCCCTTTTCCAAATGGTGCTTTGATGAAATTTGCCTGATCTTTATTGTTTTCTTCAACCGTTTTTCCTAAAACCTGAACATTCGGTTTAACGTAAGAAAAACCTCTTCCTGAGGGAAATTTATCTAATTTAATAAAATCATTCTGATATTTTTTGTCGGTCAGTTTCAGAACATTCTGGTCTTCATAAGAAATTTTTGAACCGTAAAAACCAATCGTATCTGAAATATTTTTTGGAAGTCGATTCGCAATTATCATCGCATCTGAACCTTTGGAAACCTCATCTAAAATTTTATTCCATGATTCCTGATCCATTTCGCTTTCTACGATGAGAATATTGTGTGGTTTCTTATCTTTTTCGGTGTAATAATCGTAAGGTGCAACATCAAGCTTCGTAAGATTGTTTTTAAACAAATCTTTTACTTCTTTATTAAAAACAAAAAGCCCGAAAGGTGATTTTTGATTGACATCATAGTTTTTTCGCCAGTCTGTAACTTCCTTTTTATTCACTTCAAGCAATGCCAAAATCACCATAACAATGATGAAAATAACAGCATATATTTTGAAAGTTTTATTCATTTTTAAGAAGTTTAATTAAGGTTTGAATCCGTGAAACTGGTTTTTAAATTTACCATAGCTTTGCTCATCAATACTGAACTCGCCATACCAAACATAATCGAAAATATAGGAAAGGTTGTAAAATTCATTTTTAAGATGTGCAGCTTTTAATTCGGCAACGTAATCTTTATTTGTTTTTTCGGGATTCCAAAGGATGAGTTTTTTATCGCTTAATTTTTTAAGAATGTATAAAAACTGATAACGAACCGCAGAACGGTAATCTCCGTCATTTTCAAACTTAGCAATACTTTGAGGGAAGTTGATTTCGTGAATATTTTCATGAAGTTCTTCTTCGTTGATTTCAATTTTTTTATTCTTTTTACCGAAAAAGAAACTTCCATTGGTGCTGATTAAATATTTAACGATAAAATAAAGTAAAAATCCAACTACGATGATGGCAAAAAGGCGGATAACAACACCTGTAATCTGTGAAGAAGTTTCTAAACTTGTTTCCCCAAAAATACTACGAAGAAGTTGAGCGAGCTTACGTTGAAGTTTGTCAAAAAACGATTCTCTGGGTTTTGAGGTCGAATAATCAAACTCATTTCCTTTGTATCTTGAAGGCAGATTTTCTTTAAACTTCTTTGGGAAAACCGTATTCTCGGTTTGAGGATTCGCTTTTAAAACAGAATCTGCAACATACATATTTTTGTAATGCGAAGTCACCACAGAGTCTTCGATATAAACTTCAGAAAAATCATCATCTTCATATTCCTGAGATTTTAAAACCCCAAGATTCAGAAAAATCAGTAAAAAAAACAGAAATTTATTCATTAATCCCAATCGTTTCTATTTCTTCCAACTCTACTTTCTGGTGAAAATCTCTTCGGCTGTCGTAATACATTAATCCTGAATTTACATACAGCATATTCGACAAAAAGAACGATACCAACAGAGAAATTCCATACGTTACGAACATCATTATTCCGAAACTTCCGGCAAATGGATTTTGTTCAAAATTTGCATCAGGCTCAGTAGTCGTAATTTTCAGCATGAAAAAAATCATCGGTACTGCAGTAAAAATGGTCGTAATTACATACAGAATAATTGAAATTACAACCGTAGAACCCCAATATTTCCAGAATGGAGATCTTTCTCTTCCATTCGTGTAAGAAAATTGAGATCGTATAGAATAGCTTAAACTTTCGAAAAAACCTCTTTTGCTGTTGAAGTAATCGTACATTAAAAAGGTGACCACATTAAATAGAACCGGATAAACTAATAAGATGAGAAAGAACCCGATAACAATTAATATCATCGCATAAGAAATTCCCATTACAATAAGCGAGAGCGGTGTCACAACGAAAATCATACCCAGACAAAGCTTTCCTATTTTACCTGCATTTTTCTTAAAATCACCAAGAATATCATCGGTTTTTATTTTCACCTCTCCTTCCGCCAATCTTTTAAGATAAAAAACAGGGAAGAGATAATTGACAATAATCATGATTAAAAAAAGCAAGAACGTAAGCAATCCTACTACGATAAACATTCCGATATTATCTTCAAAATAAGATTCGAAATAATAGCTTTCGCCACTCATATTGGAACCGAAAATCTGCATAAACAATTCTCTGTAACCAAAAATAAATACAGCAACCAACAGAATAAGCAAAAGCCCATTCAGCAGAATATAATTTCTGAAATAGTTTTTACCGTATAATTTGAAAAAGGTAAAACTGTCGCTGATAAATGCTCCGAAATCTCTTTTTTTATAAAACTGCATCATTGATTGTGTTTTTTATTCTCCGGTTAACAATATGTGGATAAACAAAATAATAAAAGCCAATAATTCCCAAACAGCCAAAAATGATAAAAAGATTGAGTGACAAAGGCATGTTTAAAGCATGTCTTGTTACGTAGCCTTCAATAATTCCGGCACAAATGGTAAAGGGAACTGTACTTAAAAATATTTTGAATGAATTTTTAAATCCATTTTTAAAAGAATTAAATCTTGAAAGTGTTTTTGGGAAAAGAATAGATGTTCCGAGAATTAGACCACACATTCCTTCAACCACCATACTGAAAATTTCAAATGTTCCGTGAAGCCAGATTCCTCTTGCGCTGTCTCCTAAAGCTCCATGTTCGTAGAAAAAATACTGAAAAGTTCCTAACATCACAGAATTTTGCATCAGAAGATATAACGTTCCAAGTCCGCCAAAAATCCCGTAAATGTATAATTTTGTACCAACGATAATGTTGTTGAAAGTAATTCCGATGGTACTTCCCCAAGTTGAGCCATCCTGATAAACACCGACTGCGTTTCCTTCTTTGATGTTTTCGATAGTCATATTTACATAGCTTTCACTTAAAATAAGATTCGCAAAATCTTTATCATAAATTGCCGAAAGAACGCCGATTAGCATAAAAAATATAAAGAACAAAAAGGAGTAGATTAAATATCTTCTGTTTTCGTAAACAATCAAAGGAACTTCTGTTTTAAAGAAATAAACAAGTCTGTTTTCTTCAACTCTTTTAGTTTTATAAATTTTTTGGAAAATCTGAGACGAAAGATGGTTAAGATAAACAGTTGTATTGCTTTTGGGGTAATAAGTCTGGGCAAAAGAAAGATCGTTGACAAGGTTGATATACAACGAAGACAGGTCATCAGGATTTTTTTTAATTTTCCCTTGAACAACCTGCTCAATTCCCAACCATTTTTCTTTATTTTGTTTAATGAAATAAACCTCTCTCATAATTGTAAGGCTAAAATAATAAAAATTATGTCTCAAATTGCGATTAATACCTCCCAAAATGTAAATATTAATTTTATCACGGCAAGTATCGGAGAACGAATGGTAGCGTACATTATCGATCTTCTCATTAAGGTGGCTTATCTTGTGGCAATCTTCTATTTGTTTTTCAATATTTTCAATTTAGGATATATTTTAGATGGTTTAGATTCATGGTCTCAAAACGCAGTTTATATTGTTCTCACATTACCTGTTGCTCTTTACCCACTTGTTTTGGAAAGCCTGATGGAAGGACAAACTCCCGGAAAAAAAGTAATGAAAATACGTGTGGTAAAAATTGACGGTTACCAAGCAAGTTTTGGAGATTATCTGATCAGATGGGTTTTCAGATTAATCGACACAACTTTTGCAGGAATTGTAGGTTTAGTTTCTATGATTGTTTCTAAAAATAATCAGCGATTAGGAGACATGGCTTCGGGAACAGCGGTGATTTCACTTAAAAACAATATCAATATTTCTCATACAATTCTTGAAAACATCAATCCCGACTACATTCCCACTTTTTCACAGGTAATCGGATTAAGTGATAACGATATGAGAATTATAAAAGATAATTACTTAAAAGCTCTGAGAATTGACGACAGACAAGTTATTACAAAACTTTCAGACAAAATAAAAAGCATTCTCAAACTGGAAGTAGATCCTACAAAAATGACCGAAAGACAGTTTATCGGAATTATTATTAAAGATTACAATTACTATACAGGGAAAGATATTTAGATGTCAATAGTCAGTTTTGCCTCGCAAGTGAAAGGTGAATTTTGATTGAAAAAAAATTGACAATTCACAATTCACTTAAAATATCATTGCAAAAGAGACCAAATTCCGAAACCAATACCCGCATAAGCTACAACAGTAATAATATCTGCAATAGGTTGTGAAAAGCGTTTTTCAGCAATTTTTTCGGCATTAATCTGGTTCTTATGGAACTTCAGAACTTTATCGCGGCTATGAACCGGATGAGCAATCAGACTGTCTCCTTCCCATCGATCAACAATTACTTTATAAGCTCGGCCATCAACATCAATTTTCACATTTTTATTAGGTGCAAGTTTCTCCTGAACATTCACTGGAGCCGGTGTTTGTTGTAAATTTTGGCTTTGGTTTTGAGATTTAGCCTTTATACTTTCCGTTTGTGGAGTATTGGTAATTGCAAGAGCTGCGTTATTTTTAGATGCCTGTTTATTATCAATTGCTGTATCCACAGTTTTTTTAACCTGATAAGTATAGCAACTTACAAGAGAAAGTGATAAGATGATGAGATAAAGATATTTTCGCATTAGCCAAATTTAAGAATTAAACGGAATATTTAATATTTTCTTTTAAAAGATTCCACTTAAAAAAGAAATTCTAGGAAATTTTGTTGAATCTAAATAAATTAGCAAGTGAAATGAATTAACCATTTACATTATCTTCATTTGTACTTCGCTTGCAATCGGTGCAGTTTTTGTATTTTTAGTTTTAATCAAAAATATAAAATATGAAATTCGAAAACAATAAATCCGGAAACGGCGGAGTCATTACAATCAACAATGAAATCAAAGAAGTTGGAAGATTGACTTATACTATTTTCCCCGAAGACAATAAATTGATTATTTCTTTTGTACTGGTTCATCCCGAATTTGAAGGTCGCGGAATGGGAAAATTTTTGGTAGAAGAAGCCATTAAATTTGCGAGAGAAAGCAATTGGAAAGTTTATCCGCATTGTTCTTACGCAAGAGCCGTGATGAGAAGAATGAATGATGTGGAAGATATTTTTTTACAAAGCTAAAACTTCTTTCAGAAGAATATCTTCAATATCATCGGGATAATTTACTTGAAAATGAAGATCTGAAGCGACCCAGTTTTTAATTTCTTCTACATCTAAAATTTTAGAATTCGGAATTCCCATTTTGTCTAAAGCACATGCATTACATTCCTGTTCATATTGATTATGAATGGGAATTACAAATAGTTTTTTATCCATAAAAAGTGCTTCAGCGGGAGTTTCAAATCCTGCATTACATAAAATTCCGTCACAATTTTCGAAATATTTTAAATATTGAATTTCATCAATTGGGAAAATCTCAACATTTTTCTCCTTTCTCTGAAGTTTACTGTGTTTGGAAAAAACTTTCCATTCTACAGGAATTTCACTTAAAACTTTAATAATATTTTCGTCAGAAAAACTAGGAAGATACACCACATAAAATCCTTTTTTATCCGGATTCAGGTTTCTGATTTTTCTTCTGATAACCGGTTTTTTAATTTGCGGATGATAATTTTCAAAATGAAAACCTATTTTTCTTTCGCTTGGAACATAAAATTTTAAAATCAACTCTCCGAAAAAATCTTTTTTTAAAGGTTTTGGGGTTTCTTTAAAACTCATTGAAGCCTGATGACTCAGCTCAATCATATTTAAATTTTTAGTTTTACACGCCCAACCTGTCAAAGGCTCATAATCATTGATAATCAAATCGTATTTGCTTAAATCGATTTGCTTGATGGTTTTAAAAGCTTCGAGAAAATTATTTTCAAAAAGGATTTTTTTATAGGAAATTCCGCCCGTTTTATTATAAAGCAGAGAAATACCTTTATGTTGAAAGTTAATGGGAAAATCAGCTTTTAATTGAGATTGGTGACCACTGATCAAAGTATCAACAGATGCATATTTTTTAAGAATAGGAATAATTTCCTGCGCACGAGCAACATGACCGTTTCCTGTTCCCTGAAATGCATACAAAATCTTCATTCTACGTAAATTGAGTTACAATTTTCAAAAGATCTGAATTATTGATATCCTGAATTTCCTCAGATTCATCATCTTTCAGCAAATGTTTGTGATCTTCATAATGAAAGATTGTCCATTCGTTCTGATTAAATTCGAGGGCAGATAAATTTTCGATCCAATCTCCGGAATTGAGATAAGTACAAGAACCCTTTTTATTGGAAACTTCACGCATTTGAGGCTGATGAATATGGCCACAAACTACATAATCGTATCCATTATCAATAGCAAGTTCGGAAGCTGTTAATTCAAAATCACCAATATACTTTACCGCTTTTTTTACATTCCTTTTAATTTTTTTTGAAAATGAATATTTTTCTCTACCCATTTTTTCTAAAAACCAATTCACAACATTATTGATGACAATTAAAAGATCATAACCTTTTCCTCCAAGTTTAGCAATCCATTTTGAATGCTGTACTGATGCATCAAAAACATCGCCATGAAAGATCCATGTTTTTTTATCATTAATTTCCAAGCAGAGTTTGTTGCAAACTTTGAGTTTGCCCAATTCGAAATCGGTAAACTTTCTGAACATTTCATCATGATTACCGGTAATATAATAGACATCTGTATTTTTTGTAGCGAATGAAATGATCTTTTTGATCACCTTCAAATGAGGTTTAGGAAAGTAAGACTTTTTAAACTGCCAAATATCAATGATATCACCATTTAAAACTAACGTTTTCGGTTGAATAGAATTTAGATACCGTAGAAGTTCTTTGGCCTTACATCCGTAAGTTCCCAAATGTACATCCGAAATGATAACAAGTTCAACGTTTCTTTTCAAATTGCAGATATTTATCTTACTAATGATCAAAAGTGATCGCCATATCAATTAGTATTTACATTTACCAAGGATGGCGATTTCACAATTGATTCTTATGCAAAGAAACTAATTGAAAATGAATTGTATATGAATGCTATATTATTTTGTTGTTACACTATGAACCTGTTTAAACTTTTATTTTTCTGAGGAATAAAATAGAAAAAGCGAGATAATGTAGATTTACCCAAGTTAAATTTAGTGTTTCAAACCTTATTAATAAAGCTTTGAAACTATCCAACCATGCATTTGCTTTTTCTATTTTGAATCTTCTTTTATACAGTTCATCATCAAAATATTTTTCATTCT
Above is a genomic segment from Chryseobacterium mulctrae containing:
- a CDS encoding OsmC family protein translates to MKITLNRINDDFLFECTNAQGNSILLDNTSQPGAKGVSPMESVLMAVAGCSGIDVVSILKKQRQEITGFQAEVEGERIPVDDAKPFKSIMVKFLLEGNIDPKKALKASELSFEKYCSVSKTLEPNVEIGYEVFVNGEKVEQ
- a CDS encoding DUF58 domain-containing protein: MKNLYINTRFFFALIGVGMLYVLAFFFPFFMILGHGFLLLIFLTAFVDYLLVFRQKDAVLAQRILPEKLSNGDENAVKVDIKNNYSFKINVKVIDEIPFQFQKRDFLIRKEIQSGKNTLFQYFLEPKERGEYNFGALNIYASSPIGFISKRFIFQKDTSLASYPSFVHLRKYELMALQNEFLLGGIKKIRKLGHTMEFEQIKEYVPGDDVRTINWKATSKTNRLMVNQFQDEKSQRIFMLIDKGRTMKMPFNGLSLLDYSINATMALSHIILKKSDRAGMMTFSKKAENKVAAENKSGQLRKISEALYNIKTDFFESDFNRLYQDVKYSINQRSLVLLFTNFETLDGLNRQMKYLRGMAKNHLLVVVFFKNTEIQKLMNTHPESMQGIYDEIIAEKFEFEKKLIIQELRKYGIYSVYTLPENLNIDVINKYLEIKARGIL
- a CDS encoding AAA family ATPase — translated: MIELRENLNKVKTEIAKVIVGQENMVEHLLAALLSNGHVLIEGVPGVAKTITAKLLAKTIDVDFSRIQFTPDLMPSDILGTSIFSMKNSEFEFKKGPIFSSFILIDEINRSPAKTQAALFEVMEEKQITIDGTRYEMDEPFLVVATQNPIEHEGTYRLPEAQLDRFLFKINVGYPNLEQEVAIIKNQHDNRLEDKTEAVNKVITAQQLNNYQKLVKEIIVESQLIEYIAKIIINTRENQFLYLGASPRASLALLTASKAFAALRGRDFVTPEDIKEASYAVLRHRVIVSPEREMEGLTADEIIRQILEGIEIPR
- a CDS encoding DUF4350 domain-containing protein; protein product: MNKTFKIYAVIFIIVMVILALLEVNKKEVTDWRKNYDVNQKSPFGLFVFNKEVKDLFKNNLTKLDVAPYDYYTEKDKKPHNILIVESEMDQESWNKILDEVSKGSDAMIIANRLPKNISDTIGFYGSKISYEDQNVLKLTDKKYQNDFIKLDKFPSGRGFSYVKPNVQVLGKTVEENNKDQANFIKAPFGKGTIYVHCEPLFLTNYYLLQSGNVRYAQSVFSYLKDRETLWFVESNTKESRSLLRFILSNPALKYAWWVFLGGLVLFIFFNVKRKQRIVPIIEPLKNTSAEFVKSIGNLYLQEGDFHDMMAKKAQYFLNKVRLDLLIDTQNLDEEFAKKLQLKTGKSTEMVNEAIILIKKAQDPYASVIKEDLARINSLLDEILK
- a CDS encoding DUF4129 domain-containing protein, translating into MNKFLFFLLIFLNLGVLKSQEYEDDDFSEVYIEDSVVTSHYKNMYVADSVLKANPQTENTVFPKKFKENLPSRYKGNEFDYSTSKPRESFFDKLQRKLAQLLRSIFGETSLETSSQITGVVIRLFAIIVVGFLLYFIVKYLISTNGSFFFGKKNKKIEINEEELHENIHEINFPQSIAKFENDGDYRSAVRYQFLYILKKLSDKKLILWNPEKTNKDYVAELKAAHLKNEFYNLSYIFDYVWYGEFSIDEQSYGKFKNQFHGFKP
- a CDS encoding DUF4013 domain-containing protein, whose amino-acid sequence is MMQFYKKRDFGAFISDSFTFFKLYGKNYFRNYILLNGLLLILLVAVFIFGYRELFMQIFGSNMSGESYYFESYFEDNIGMFIVVGLLTFLLFLIMIIVNYLFPVFYLKRLAEGEVKIKTDDILGDFKKNAGKIGKLCLGMIFVVTPLSLIVMGISYAMILIVIGFFLILLVYPVLFNVVTFLMYDYFNSKRGFFESLSYSIRSQFSYTNGRERSPFWKYWGSTVVISIILYVITTIFTAVPMIFFMLKITTTEPDANFEQNPFAGSFGIMMFVTYGISLLVSFFLSNMLYVNSGLMYYDSRRDFHQKVELEEIETIGINE
- a CDS encoding stage II sporulation protein M → MREVYFIKQNKEKWLGIEQVVQGKIKKNPDDLSSLYINLVNDLSFAQTYYPKSNTTVYLNHLSSQIFQKIYKTKRVEENRLVYFFKTEVPLIVYENRRYLIYSFLFFIFFMLIGVLSAIYDKDFANLILSESYVNMTIENIKEGNAVGVYQDGSTWGSTIGITFNNIIVGTKLYIYGIFGGLGTLYLLMQNSVMLGTFQYFFYEHGALGDSARGIWLHGTFEIFSMVVEGMCGLILGTSILFPKTLSRFNSFKNGFKNSFKIFLSTVPFTICAGIIEGYVTRHALNMPLSLNLFIIFGCLGIIGFYYFVYPHIVNRRIKNTINDAVL
- a CDS encoding RDD family protein, giving the protein MSQIAINTSQNVNINFITASIGERMVAYIIDLLIKVAYLVAIFYLFFNIFNLGYILDGLDSWSQNAVYIVLTLPVALYPLVLESLMEGQTPGKKVMKIRVVKIDGYQASFGDYLIRWVFRLIDTTFAGIVGLVSMIVSKNNQRLGDMASGTAVISLKNNINISHTILENINPDYIPTFSQVIGLSDNDMRIIKDNYLKALRIDDRQVITKLSDKIKSILKLEVDPTKMTERQFIGIIIKDYNYYTGKDI
- a CDS encoding GNAT family N-acetyltransferase, whose product is MKFENNKSGNGGVITINNEIKEVGRLTYTIFPEDNKLIISFVLVHPEFEGRGMGKFLVEEAIKFARESNWKVYPHCSYARAVMRRMNDVEDIFLQS
- a CDS encoding glycosyltransferase family protein, whose protein sequence is MKILYAFQGTGNGHVARAQEIIPILKKYASVDTLISGHQSQLKADFPINFQHKGISLLYNKTGGISYKKILFENNFLEAFKTIKQIDLSKYDLIINDYEPLTGWACKTKNLNMIELSHQASMSFKETPKPLKKDFFGELILKFYVPSERKIGFHFENYHPQIKKPVIRRKIRNLNPDKKGFYVVYLPSFSDENIIKVLSEIPVEWKVFSKHSKLQRKEKNVEIFPIDEIQYLKYFENCDGILCNAGFETPAEALFMDKKLFVIPIHNQYEQECNACALDKMGIPNSKILDVEEIKNWVASDLHFQVNYPDDIEDILLKEVLAL
- a CDS encoding UDP-2,3-diacylglucosamine diphosphatase translates to MKRNVELVIISDVHLGTYGCKAKELLRYLNSIQPKTLVLNGDIIDIWQFKKSYFPKPHLKVIKKIISFATKNTDVYYITGNHDEMFRKFTDFELGKLKVCNKLCLEINDKKTWIFHGDVFDASVQHSKWIAKLGGKGYDLLIVINNVVNWFLEKMGREKYSFSKKIKRNVKKAVKYIGDFELTASELAIDNGYDYVVCGHIHQPQMREVSNKKGSCTYLNSGDWIENLSALEFNQNEWTIFHYEDHKHLLKDDESEEIQDINNSDLLKIVTQFT